A genomic window from Meleagris gallopavo isolate NT-WF06-2002-E0010 breed Aviagen turkey brand Nicholas breeding stock chromosome 30, Turkey_5.1, whole genome shotgun sequence includes:
- the NRTN gene encoding neurturin isoform X1, giving the protein MRKRGWEVTASQRRSPKAGGEGGLMAAPISSHQVQPALDGQIPALSVCRDMFNGSRTYSPLPSSLASRASSSSSSSSSLPVAPRRPPRALPRHSSLLSQYSSLLESYTEGEIRQLISALVERYSQAMNSGGHELPLFPKTGNRMKRARARHKPCALKELEVSVSELGLGYESDETVLFRYCSGTCDSAVRNYDLSLKSVRSRKKIRKEKVRARPCCRPLSYDDDVSFLDAYNRYYTVNELSAKECGCV; this is encoded by the exons ATGAGAAAAAGGGGATGGGAGGTGACTGCGAGTCAGCGCCGCTCTCCGAAGGCTGGCGGTGAGGGGGGTTTAATGGCTGCACCCATCAGCTCCCACCAGGTCCAACCTGCTCTGGATGGGCAGATCCCAGCACTGTCAG TTTGTAGAGACATGTTCAACGGAAGCCGGACATACAGCCCCTTGCCTTCCTCGCTGGCCTCACGggcatcctcctcctcctcttcctcttcctcgcTGCCGGTGGCTCCGCGGAGACCCCCCCGGGCCCTGCCACGccacagctctctgctctcccagt ACAGCAGCCTGCTGGAGAGCTACACGGAAGGGGAGATCCGGCAGCTCATCTCGGCGCTGGTGGAACGCTACAGCCAGGCAATGAACTCGGGCGGCCACGAGCTGCCCCTCTTCCCCAAAACGGGCAACCGCATGAAGCGGGCACGCGCCCGCCACAAACCCTGCGCCCTGAAGGAGCTGGAGGTGAGCGTCAGCGAGTTGGGCCTGGGCTACGAGTCGGATGAGACCGTGTTGTTCCGCTACTGCAGCGGCACCTGCGACTCAGCCGTCAGGAACTACGACCTCTCGCTGAAGAGCGTGCGCAGCCGGAAGAAGATCAGGAAGGAGAAGGTGCGCGCGCGGCCCTGCTGCAGGCCGCTCTCCTATGATGATGATGTCTCCTTCTTGGATGCCTACAACCGTTACTACACCGTCAATGAGCTGTCGGCCAAAGAGTGCGGCTGTGTGTGA
- the FUT6 gene encoding alpha-(1,3)-fucosyltransferase 6, translating to MPTDPFTELWEGKKISWKKLLTFLLFSFIFSFCLFASLRQFRTNEPEDYNSYLPTERSQTGSTCAPPKSERRLTILLWTWPFGHRFTFSNCSELFDTPDCHFTTNRSWSQKADAVIMHHRDVYGDGERLARLPRLPSQRWIWFNMESPSHSPNLGAMNHLFNLTMSYRRDSDIFTPYGELQLLSQPQPFSIPPKTKMVAWVVSNWRPGSHRVKYYEELKKHIPVDVYGRHHLPLSMDMLHQTVSQYNFYLAFENSQHEDYITEKLWRNALSSGTIPVVLGPPRENYEHFLPPDSFIHVDDFASAGELAQYLQELSRDTERYQRYFQWRKWLKPVLGIGWAMQVCRACHFLQRTEASYHVVPNLSKWFV from the exons ATGCCTACAG ATCCATTCACGGAGCtctgggaagggaagaagatctCTTGGAAGAAActcctcaccttcctcctcttcagcTTCATCTTCAGCTTCTGCCTCTTCGCTTCTCTTCGTCAGTTCAGGACTAACGAGCCAGAGGATTACAATTCCTATCTTCCCACAGAAAGATCCCAAACTGGAAGTACCTGCGCGCCGCCGAAGAGTGAGCGCAGGCTGACCATCCTGCTGTGGACGTGGCCCTTCGGACACCGCTTCACTTTTAGCAACTGCTCGGAGCTCTTTGACACCCCGGACTGCCACTTCACCACCAACCGCAGCTGGTCCCAAAAGGCAGATGCTGTGATTATGCATCACAGGGATGTGTATGGGGACGGAGAGAGGCTGGCCCGGCTCCCCAGGCTCCCATCCCAGCGCTGGATCTGGTTCAACATGGAGTCCCCGAGTCACTCTCCAAACTTAGGTGCCATGAACCACCTCTTCAACCTGACTATGTCGTACCGGAGAGACTCGGACATCTTCACCCCCTAtggggagctgcagctgctcagccagccccagcccttCAGCATCCCACCCAAGACCAAGATGGTGGCCTGGGTGGTCAGCAACTGGAGACCAGGCTCCCACCGGGTGAAGTACTACGAGGAGCTGAAGAAACACATCCCCGTGGATGTGTACGGACGGCATCACTTGCCCCTGTCCATGGACATGCTCCACCAAACTGTGTCCCAGTACAACTTCTACTTGGCTTTCGAGAACTCACAGCACGAAGACTACATCACTGAGAAGCTCTGGAGGAATGCCCTGTCCTCCGGCACCATCCCCGTTGTTCTGGGGCCGCCTCGAGAAAACTACGAGCACTTCTTGCCCCCTGACTCCTTCATCCACGTCGATGACTTTGCCAGCGCCGGTGAACTGGCTCAGTACCTGCAGgaactgagcagggacaccGAGAGGTACCAGCGCTACTTCCAGTGGCGCAAGTGGCTGAAACCTGTGCTGGGGATCGGCTGGGCCATGCAAGTCTGCAGAGCCTGTCACTTCCTGCAGAGGACAGAGGCCAGCTACCACGTTGTGCCCAATCTGTCCAAGTGGTTTGTATAA
- the PRR22 gene encoding proline-rich protein 22 yields MELAAAWRSSRGPQGPPAPPPLIPPELFSLAGSAKPCQPPAMEQPLLAPPAMGTLMAPGAPRGPPPGLWMAPCGCFFDPRVFHFEWATTTVPPPANPMGSASLPNAAPGAPQSWVTPPAPPQPFVPYKQQGTAATPLLPSVPSFQQLEGQIQQMRISEAPPSGSPGVPSDGIVPLDSDAPMGTSAIPDPQQMGANLESLDIELPDEVLLEEAVRLFNCSPETEGGNQDTPSSVPVLEDLGDLADLDDIISSHDMSSLSLPEEMLSSDYSIPEASSMMLSVEQLDSVRMNTQEMHQDLTPPALLLSPPRGNALQPKAKLEKRGKKRRNSFLLRKGCK; encoded by the exons ATGGAGTTGGCTGCCGCCTGGCGCTCCTCTCGTGGCCCCCAGGGCCCCCCGGCTCCTCCGCCGCTCATCCCTCCTGAGCTCTTCAGCCTCGCAG GCTCAGCCAAACCCTGCCAGCCTCCTGCCATGGAGCAGCCTCTCCTCGCACCGCCGGCTATGGGGACGCTGATGGCACCCGGCGCACCCCGGGGTCCCCCGCCAG GGCTGTGGATGGCTCCGTGCGGCTGTTTCTTCGACCCCCGTGTCTTTCACTTCGAGTGGGCAACCACCACCGTGCCCCCACCGGCCAACCCCATGGGCTCCGCTTCGCTGCCCAACGCTGCCCCCGGGGCTCCGCAGAGCTGGGTGACCCCCCCGGCCCCACCGCAGCCGTTTGTGCCCTACAAACAGCAGGGCACCGCCGCGACCCCGCTGCTGCCGTCGGTCCCCAGCTTCCAGCAGCTGGAGGGGCAGATCCAGCAGATGAGGATCTCAGAGGCACCTCCCAGTGGCAGCCCCGGTGTGCCCTCCGATGGCATCGTCCCGCTCGATAGCGACGCCCCAATGGGCACCTCTGCCATCCCCGACCCCCAACAGATGGGGGCCAACCTGGAGAGCCTAGACATAGAGCTGCCCGacgaggtgctgctggaggaggccGTGAGGCTCTTCAACTGCTCCCCTGAGACGGAGGGGGGCAACCAAGACACCCCCAGCAGCGTCCCCGTGCTCGAAGACCTCGGGGATCTCGCTGACCTCGACGATATCATCTCCAGTCACGACATGAGCTCGCTCTCGCTGCCCGAAGAGATGCTCTCCTCTGACTACAGCATCCCCGAAGCCTCCAGCATGATGCTGAGCGTGGAGCAGCTCGACAGCGTCCGGATGAACACCCAGGAGATGCACCAGGATCTGACACcgcctgctctgctgctgtcaccaccGCGGGGCAATGCGTTGCAGCCCAAAGCCAAGCTggaaaagagggggaaaaagcgACGAAACAGCTTCTTGCTGAGAAAGGGCTGCAAATAG
- the NRTN gene encoding neurturin isoform X2 codes for MGRSQHCQSFNVLTCSKMKVWKFAAIASMLLSSMLSILVCRDMFNGSRTYSPLPSSLASRASSSSSSSSSLPVAPRRPPRALPRHSSLLSQYSSLLESYTEGEIRQLISALVERYSQAMNSGGHELPLFPKTGNRMKRARARHKPCALKELEVSVSELGLGYESDETVLFRYCSGTCDSAVRNYDLSLKSVRSRKKIRKEKVRARPCCRPLSYDDDVSFLDAYNRYYTVNELSAKECGCV; via the exons ATGGGCAGATCCCAGCACTGTCAG AGTTTCAATGTTCTGACTTGCTCTAAGATGAAGGTATGGAAGTTTGCAGCCATTGCATCGATGCTCCTCAGTTCCATGTTATCCATTTTAGTTTGTAGAGACATGTTCAACGGAAGCCGGACATACAGCCCCTTGCCTTCCTCGCTGGCCTCACGggcatcctcctcctcctcttcctcttcctcgcTGCCGGTGGCTCCGCGGAGACCCCCCCGGGCCCTGCCACGccacagctctctgctctcccagt ACAGCAGCCTGCTGGAGAGCTACACGGAAGGGGAGATCCGGCAGCTCATCTCGGCGCTGGTGGAACGCTACAGCCAGGCAATGAACTCGGGCGGCCACGAGCTGCCCCTCTTCCCCAAAACGGGCAACCGCATGAAGCGGGCACGCGCCCGCCACAAACCCTGCGCCCTGAAGGAGCTGGAGGTGAGCGTCAGCGAGTTGGGCCTGGGCTACGAGTCGGATGAGACCGTGTTGTTCCGCTACTGCAGCGGCACCTGCGACTCAGCCGTCAGGAACTACGACCTCTCGCTGAAGAGCGTGCGCAGCCGGAAGAAGATCAGGAAGGAGAAGGTGCGCGCGCGGCCCTGCTGCAGGCCGCTCTCCTATGATGATGATGTCTCCTTCTTGGATGCCTACAACCGTTACTACACCGTCAATGAGCTGTCGGCCAAAGAGTGCGGCTGTGTGTGA